A window of the Gossypium hirsutum isolate 1008001.06 chromosome A05, Gossypium_hirsutum_v2.1, whole genome shotgun sequence genome harbors these coding sequences:
- the LOC107959960 gene encoding peroxisomal (S)-2-hydroxy-acid oxidase isoform X1: MEITNITEYEAIAKEKLPKMVYDYYASGAEDQWTLKENRNAFSRILFRPRILIDVSKIDMTTTVLGFKISMPIMIAPTAMQKMAHPEGEYATARAASAAGTIMTLSSWATSSVEDVASTGPGIRFFQLYVYKDRNVVAQLVRRAERAGFKAIALTVDTPRLGRREADIKNRFTLPPFLTLKNFEGLKLGKMDKIIWQTDDSGLASYVAGQIDRSLSWKDVKWLQTITSLPILVKGVLNAEDARLAIQAGAAGIIVSNHGARQLDYVPATIMALEEVVKAAQGRVPVFLDGGVRRGTDVFKALALGASGIFIGRPVVFSLAAEGEAGVRKVLQMLRDEFELTMALSGCRSLKEITRNHIVADWDQPRVVPRL, from the exons ATGGAGATAACTAATATCACTGAATATGAGGCCATTGCAAAAGAGAAGTTACCCAAGATGGTTTATGACTACTATGCATCAGGTGCAGAGGACCAGTGGACTCTCAAGGAGAATCGAAATGCATTTTCTAGGATTTT GTTTCGACCCCGCATTCTTATTGATGTTAGCAAGATTGACATGACCACCACTGTCCTGGGATTCAAGATTTCAATGCCTATCATGATTGCTCCGACTGCTATGCAGAAAATGGCTCACCCTGAAG GAGAATACGCGACAGCCCGAGCAGCTTCAGCTGCAGGAACAATTATG ACACTATCCTCGTGGGCTACTTCCAGCGTTGAGGATGTTGCTTCAACGGGACCTGGCATTCGCTTTTTCCAACTCTAT GTATACAAAGACAGGAATGTGGTTGCACAGCTCGTGAGAAGAGCCGAAAGGGCTGGTTTCAAGGCGATTGCCCTTACGGTGGACACTCCAAGACTTGGCCGCAGGGAAGCTGATATCAAGAACAG ATTTACTTTGCCACCATTTCTGACTTTGAAAAACTTTGAGGGTTTAAAACTTGGCAAAATGGATAag ATTATCTGGCAGACCGATGATTCTGGACTAGCTTCTTATGTTGCTGGCCAAATTGATAGGTCACTTAGCTGGAAA GATGTAAAGTGGCTTCAGACAATAACATCGTTGCCTATTCTAGTCAAGGGTGTTCTTAATGCTGAGGATG CAAGGCTAGCCATACAAGCTGGAGCAGCAGGAATCATTGTATCCAATCATGGCGCTCGCCAGCTTGATTATGTACCTGCAACTATTATGGCTTTGGAAGAG GTTGTTAAAGCTGCACAAGGCAGAGTTCCTGTTTTTCTTGATGGAGGGGTTCGGCGTGGAACCGATGTCTTCAAGGCATTGGCTCTGGGTGCATCGGGAATATTT ATTGGAAGGCCAGTAGTGTTTTCATTGGCTGCGGAAGGGGAAGCTGGTGTTAGGAAAGTGCTTCAGATGCTACGCGATGAATTTGAGCTGACTATGGCATTAAGTGGTTGCCGCTCACTAAAGGAGATCACACGAAACCACATTGTTGCCGATTGGGACCAGCCTCGTGTTGTACCCAGGTTGTAA
- the LOC107959960 gene encoding peroxisomal (S)-2-hydroxy-acid oxidase isoform X2, with product MEITNITEYEAIAKEKLPKMVYDYYASGAEDQWTLKENRNAFSRILFRPRILIDVSKIDMTTTVLGFKISMPIMIAPTAMQKMAHPEGEYATARAASAAGTIMTLSSWATSSVEDVASTGPGIRFFQLYVYKDRNVVAQLVRRAERAGFKAIALTVDTPRLGRREADIKNRFTLPPFLTLKNFEGLKLGKMDKTDDSGLASYVAGQIDRSLSWKDVKWLQTITSLPILVKGVLNAEDARLAIQAGAAGIIVSNHGARQLDYVPATIMALEEVVKAAQGRVPVFLDGGVRRGTDVFKALALGASGIFIGRPVVFSLAAEGEAGVRKVLQMLRDEFELTMALSGCRSLKEITRNHIVADWDQPRVVPRL from the exons ATGGAGATAACTAATATCACTGAATATGAGGCCATTGCAAAAGAGAAGTTACCCAAGATGGTTTATGACTACTATGCATCAGGTGCAGAGGACCAGTGGACTCTCAAGGAGAATCGAAATGCATTTTCTAGGATTTT GTTTCGACCCCGCATTCTTATTGATGTTAGCAAGATTGACATGACCACCACTGTCCTGGGATTCAAGATTTCAATGCCTATCATGATTGCTCCGACTGCTATGCAGAAAATGGCTCACCCTGAAG GAGAATACGCGACAGCCCGAGCAGCTTCAGCTGCAGGAACAATTATG ACACTATCCTCGTGGGCTACTTCCAGCGTTGAGGATGTTGCTTCAACGGGACCTGGCATTCGCTTTTTCCAACTCTAT GTATACAAAGACAGGAATGTGGTTGCACAGCTCGTGAGAAGAGCCGAAAGGGCTGGTTTCAAGGCGATTGCCCTTACGGTGGACACTCCAAGACTTGGCCGCAGGGAAGCTGATATCAAGAACAG ATTTACTTTGCCACCATTTCTGACTTTGAAAAACTTTGAGGGTTTAAAACTTGGCAAAATGGATAag ACCGATGATTCTGGACTAGCTTCTTATGTTGCTGGCCAAATTGATAGGTCACTTAGCTGGAAA GATGTAAAGTGGCTTCAGACAATAACATCGTTGCCTATTCTAGTCAAGGGTGTTCTTAATGCTGAGGATG CAAGGCTAGCCATACAAGCTGGAGCAGCAGGAATCATTGTATCCAATCATGGCGCTCGCCAGCTTGATTATGTACCTGCAACTATTATGGCTTTGGAAGAG GTTGTTAAAGCTGCACAAGGCAGAGTTCCTGTTTTTCTTGATGGAGGGGTTCGGCGTGGAACCGATGTCTTCAAGGCATTGGCTCTGGGTGCATCGGGAATATTT ATTGGAAGGCCAGTAGTGTTTTCATTGGCTGCGGAAGGGGAAGCTGGTGTTAGGAAAGTGCTTCAGATGCTACGCGATGAATTTGAGCTGACTATGGCATTAAGTGGTTGCCGCTCACTAAAGGAGATCACACGAAACCACATTGTTGCCGATTGGGACCAGCCTCGTGTTGTACCCAGGTTGTAA
- the LOC107959960 gene encoding peroxisomal (S)-2-hydroxy-acid oxidase (The RefSeq protein has 1 substitution compared to this genomic sequence) codes for MEITNITEYEAIAKEKLPKMVYDYYASGAEDQWTLKENRNAFSRILFRPRILIDVSKIDMTTTVLGFKISMPIMIAPTAMQKMAHPEGEYATARAASAAGTIMTLSSWATSSVEDVASTGPGIRFFQLYVYKDRNVVAQLVRRAERAGFKAIALTVDTPRLGRREADIKNRFTLPPFLTLKNFEGLNLGKMDKTDDSGLASYVAGQIDRSLSWKDVKWLQTITSLPILVKGVLNAEDARLAIQAGAAGIIVSNHGARQLDYVPATIMALEEVVKAAQGRVPVFLDGGVRRGTDVFKALALGASGIFIGRPVVFSLAAEGEAGVRKVLQMLRDEFELTMALSGCRSLKEITRNHIVADWDQPRVVPRL; via the exons ATGGAGATAACTAATATCACTGAATATGAGGCCATTGCAAAAGAGAAGTTACCCAAGATGGTTTATGACTACTATGCATCAGGTGCAGAGGACCAGTGGACTCTCAAGGAGAATCGAAATGCATTTTCTAGGATTTT GTTTCGACCCCGCATTCTTATTGATGTTAGCAAGATTGACATGACCACCACTGTCCTGGGATTCAAGATTTCAATGCCTATCATGATTGCTCCGACTGCTATGCAGAAAATGGCTCACCCTGAAG GAGAATACGCGACAGCCCGAGCAGCTTCAGCTGCAGGAACAATTATG ACACTATCCTCGTGGGCTACTTCCAGCGTTGAGGATGTTGCTTCAACGGGACCTGGCATTCGCTTTTTCCAACTCTAT GTATACAAAGACAGGAATGTGGTTGCACAGCTCGTGAGAAGAGCCGAAAGGGCTGGTTTCAAGGCGATTGCCCTTACGGTGGACACTCCAAGACTTGGCCGCAGGGAAGCTGATATCAAGAACAG ATTTACTTTGCCACCATTTCTGACTTTGAAAAACTTTGAGGGTTTAAAACTTGGCAAAATGGATAag ACCGATGATTCTGGACTAGCTTCTTATGTTGCTGGCCAAATTGATAGGTCACTTAGCTGGAAA GATGTAAAGTGGCTTCAGACAATAACATCGTTGCCTATTCTAGTCAAGGGTGTTCTTAATGCTGAGGATG CAAGGCTAGCCATACAAGCTGGAGCAGCAGGAATCATTGTATCCAATCATGGCGCTCGCCAGCTTGATTATGTACCTGCAACTATTATGGCTTTGGAAGAG GTTGTTAAAGCTGCACAAGGCAGAGTTCCTGTTTTTCTTGATGGAGGGGTTCGGCGTGGAACCGATGTCTTCAAGGCATTGGCTCTGGGTGCATCGGGAATATTT ATTGGAAGGCCAGTAGTGTTTTCATTGGCTGCGGAAGGGGAAGCTGGTGTTAGGAAAGTGCTTCAGATGCTACGCGATGAATTTGAGCTGACTATGGCATTAAGTGGTTGCCGCTCACTAAAGGAGATCACACGAAACCACATTGTTGCCGATTGGGACCAGCCTCGTGTTGTACCCAGGTTGTAA